The Streptococcus viridans genome includes a window with the following:
- a CDS encoding response regulator transcription factor, translating into MYSIMIVEDEELVRQGLTSLVNYEQFGMKVIDQAENGRIAWEKFQAQPADLLLTDINMPQMNGLDLAQLVREKAPSCHIIFLTGYDDFEFARKAIRLGADDYLLKPFSKVDIEEMLGKVKNKLDEERKKAQVETLVDQGHSTELEEAIHSRLADSQLTLKDLAFQLGFSPSYLSVLIKKKLGLPFQEYLIQERMKKAKLLLLTTDLKIYEIADQVGFEDMNYFSQRFKQVVGVTPRQYKKGEHE; encoded by the coding sequence ATGTATTCAATCATGATTGTAGAAGACGAAGAGCTAGTTCGGCAGGGACTTACTTCTTTAGTGAATTATGAACAGTTTGGGATGAAGGTCATTGACCAAGCGGAGAATGGGAGAATAGCTTGGGAAAAATTTCAAGCACAACCAGCTGATCTTCTATTGACTGATATCAATATGCCACAGATGAATGGCTTAGATTTGGCCCAACTGGTCCGAGAGAAGGCTCCTTCCTGCCATATCATCTTTCTAACAGGCTATGATGATTTTGAGTTTGCTCGGAAAGCCATTCGACTCGGAGCAGATGACTATCTCCTCAAGCCCTTTTCAAAAGTAGATATTGAAGAGATGTTGGGGAAAGTCAAGAATAAGCTAGACGAGGAACGAAAGAAAGCCCAGGTTGAAACCTTGGTGGATCAGGGTCATTCGACAGAGTTGGAAGAGGCTATTCATTCCCGCTTAGCGGATTCCCAATTGACCCTCAAGGACTTGGCTTTTCAACTGGGTTTTAGTCCCTCTTATCTGAGTGTTCTAATCAAGAAAAAATTGGGCCTCCCTTTTCAAGAATACTTGATCCAAGAACGGATGAAAAAGGCCAAACTTTTACTCTTGACGACCGATCTCAAGATTTATGAGATTGCAGATCAGGTTGGTTTTGAGGATATGAACTATTTTTCTCAACGCTTTAAACAAGTAGTCGGTGTAACCCCAAGACAATACAAAAAAGGAGAGCATGAATGA
- the msrB gene encoding peptide-methionine (R)-S-oxide reductase MsrB, with amino-acid sequence METKWKLISVLLVGLFCFGIFFLIKGSMALDTSDATTEQIKKASMSQTPVANKKKEEKVNPEDQREIYLAGGCFWGVEEYFSRVPGVIDAESGYANGKGDTTKYELVKQTGHAETVHITYNVKKVSLKELLLHYFRIIDPTSKNRQGNDEGSQYRTGVYYTDEADLPTINQVFEEVAKKYDKPLAVEKEELANYIKAEDYHQDYLQKHPNGYCHIDVNQASYPVIDASRYPKPSDEEIKKKLSPEEYAVTQENDTERAFSNRYWDKFEAGIYVDVVTGEPLFSSKDKFDSGCGWPSFSRPISPDVATYKEDKSFNMTRTEVRSRVGNSHLGHVFTDGPKEKGGLRYCINSLSIKFIPKAEMVEKGYGYLLDYV; translated from the coding sequence ATGGAAACAAAATGGAAACTCATTTCCGTTCTTTTAGTGGGCCTATTTTGTTTTGGAATCTTTTTCCTTATCAAAGGATCCATGGCCTTGGATACATCAGATGCGACGACTGAGCAGATCAAAAAAGCGTCCATGAGTCAGACACCAGTAGCAAACAAAAAGAAGGAAGAAAAAGTCAATCCAGAAGACCAACGAGAAATCTATCTAGCTGGTGGTTGCTTCTGGGGTGTGGAAGAGTATTTTTCCCGTGTTCCGGGTGTCATTGATGCCGAATCGGGTTATGCCAATGGAAAAGGCGATACCACCAAGTATGAACTGGTCAAGCAAACAGGGCATGCTGAAACGGTACATATCACCTATAATGTCAAGAAGGTTTCCTTGAAAGAACTGCTTCTACACTATTTCCGGATTATTGATCCAACATCAAAAAACCGTCAGGGAAATGATGAGGGCAGTCAATATCGGACAGGAGTTTATTACACTGATGAAGCAGATTTGCCAACCATAAACCAAGTGTTTGAAGAGGTGGCGAAGAAGTATGATAAACCTTTGGCTGTAGAAAAAGAAGAACTTGCTAATTATATCAAGGCGGAAGACTATCATCAGGACTATCTACAGAAACATCCGAATGGCTATTGTCACATTGATGTGAATCAAGCTTCTTATCCGGTTATTGACGCTAGTCGCTATCCAAAACCGAGCGATGAAGAGATCAAGAAGAAGTTATCGCCCGAAGAATATGCAGTGACGCAAGAGAATGATACAGAGCGTGCTTTTTCTAACCGCTATTGGGATAAGTTTGAAGCGGGCATCTATGTGGATGTCGTAACAGGAGAGCCTCTCTTCTCCTCAAAAGATAAATTTGATTCTGGTTGTGGTTGGCCAAGCTTTAGCCGACCGATCAGTCCGGATGTGGCAACCTACAAGGAAGACAAGAGTTTCAATATGACTCGGACAGAGGTTCGGAGTCGAGTAGGAAATTCCCATCTAGGCCACGTCTTTACTGATGGACCTAAGGAAAAAGGTGGTCTTCGTTACTGCATCAATAGCTTGTCAATCAAATTCATCCCTAAAGCAGAGATGGTGGAAAAGGGCTACGGCTATTTGTTGGACTATGTCTGA
- a CDS encoding cache domain-containing sensor histidine kinase encodes MKRYPLLIQLIVYVFVFILLLLGLVGSLYYQTSSATIGQLTERTTRNSIDQSSQFITSYLKKLKQTTSVLSKEETVRQFAQDKEVSPEAVQSLMRTIIETDPDLVSAVLVTKDGRLVATDSQISMQTSSDMMNERWYQEAIKERAMPVLTPARKESLSSEKDKWVISITQEVVDASGQNLGVLRLDIGYQSLEAYLDHLQLGKKGFSFIVNQKHEFVYHPKKTVYSSSREMQAMQPYIAVKDGYAQKGQNFVYQIAIPESDWTLIGVASLKGLQMLQSQMLYSFIGLGVLVLIMCWMGIWFILRLWIKPLQDLQVVILKIGAGDSHLRATTKGSPELVDLAQAFNRMLDQIENLMQLVKEEEQNARRYELRALSAQINPHFLYNTLDTIVWMAEFNDGQRVVDLTKSLAKYFRLALNQGQEQIRLQDEIDHVRQYLFIQKQRYGDKLNYEIFEEGTLGDYQLPKLVLQPLVENAIYHGIKEMDRPGMIRVTSEIREEQVVLTIYDNGRGFALSESTDQTLLQLGGVGLQNVDQRLRLQFGASYHMEIDSKPNSYTKITLHLPLTSRDEHSWE; translated from the coding sequence ATGAAACGATACCCTTTGCTGATTCAGCTGATTGTCTATGTATTTGTCTTCATTCTCTTACTCTTGGGTTTGGTCGGTAGTCTATACTATCAAACTAGCTCAGCAACCATTGGCCAACTGACAGAGCGGACAACCCGCAATAGTATCGACCAGAGTAGTCAGTTTATCACCTCCTATCTGAAAAAATTGAAGCAGACCACCTCGGTCCTTAGTAAAGAAGAGACCGTTCGTCAGTTTGCTCAAGACAAGGAGGTGAGCCCAGAAGCCGTTCAAAGTCTGATGCGAACCATTATTGAGACAGACCCAGATCTGGTTTCGGCTGTCTTGGTGACTAAGGATGGACGCCTCGTTGCTACGGATTCTCAAATTAGCATGCAAACCTCATCGGATATGATGAACGAAAGATGGTATCAGGAAGCTATCAAGGAGAGGGCCATGCCAGTCTTGACGCCGGCCCGGAAGGAATCCTTGTCTTCAGAGAAGGACAAGTGGGTGATTTCTATCACCCAGGAAGTGGTGGATGCTTCTGGTCAAAATCTAGGAGTTTTGCGCCTAGATATTGGTTATCAGAGTCTAGAGGCTTATCTGGATCATCTCCAACTAGGCAAAAAAGGCTTTAGTTTCATCGTCAATCAGAAGCATGAATTTGTCTACCATCCTAAAAAGACAGTCTATTCTTCCAGTCGGGAAATGCAGGCCATGCAACCCTATATTGCTGTCAAGGATGGCTATGCCCAAAAGGGGCAGAACTTTGTCTACCAAATTGCTATACCAGAGAGTGATTGGACCTTAATTGGAGTGGCTTCTCTGAAAGGTCTCCAGATGCTTCAGTCGCAAATGCTCTATTCCTTTATAGGTTTAGGAGTTCTCGTCCTCATCATGTGTTGGATGGGAATCTGGTTCATTCTGCGCTTGTGGATTAAACCCCTACAAGACTTACAGGTTGTCATTCTGAAAATAGGAGCTGGTGATTCCCACTTGCGGGCAACTACCAAGGGATCGCCCGAATTGGTAGATCTTGCTCAAGCCTTTAACCGTATGTTGGATCAAATTGAAAACCTTATGCAATTGGTTAAAGAAGAGGAACAAAACGCACGACGTTATGAACTGCGAGCTCTTTCAGCCCAAATCAACCCTCATTTCCTCTATAACACCTTGGATACCATTGTCTGGATGGCTGAGTTTAATGATGGTCAGCGCGTGGTTGACTTGACTAAGTCCCTAGCCAAATATTTCCGCCTTGCTCTCAATCAAGGACAAGAACAAATTAGGCTTCAAGACGAAATAGACCATGTGCGCCAGTATCTCTTCATTCAGAAACAACGCTATGGAGATAAGTTGAATTATGAAATTTTTGAAGAGGGGACGTTGGGAGATTATCAGCTTCCAAAACTGGTTCTACAACCCTTAGTGGAAAATGCCATCTATCACGGTATCAAGGAGATGGATCGGCCGGGCATGATACGAGTCACTTCGGAAATCAGAGAAGAACAAGTGGTTCTGACGATTTACGATAATGGACGAGGCTTTGCCTTGTCTGAGTCGACAGACCAAACCCTTCTTCAGCTAGGAGGAGTTGGTTTGCAAAATGTGGATCAACGCTTGCGGTTACAGTTTGGGGCTAGCTATCATATGGAGATTGATTCTAAGCCTAATAGCTATACGAAAATCACTCTTCATCTACCTCTCACATCACGTGATGAACATTCATGGGAGTGA
- a CDS encoding YutD family protein, whose product MRKEISPELFNYNKYPGPEFRLVGNQVLAEQLTFELVENQNDAFDATVFGQRFSEVLTKFDYIVGDWSNEQLRLRGFYKEERPVTDAEKISRLEDYLLEYCSYGCAYFVLENAEPRRASFDKKSSPKQQEEGNRSAKRGGRQNRRNRSKNQPREREQEQKQKTSQPKKKNRQRSRKKDAQGEQERHFVIRQK is encoded by the coding sequence ATGCGCAAAGAAATATCCCCTGAATTATTTAATTACAATAAATATCCTGGACCGGAATTTCGTCTGGTTGGCAATCAAGTGCTAGCAGAACAATTGACATTTGAACTGGTTGAGAACCAAAATGATGCCTTTGATGCGACGGTCTTTGGTCAGCGTTTTTCAGAGGTTTTGACCAAATTTGATTATATTGTCGGTGATTGGAGCAATGAACAGTTGCGTCTACGTGGCTTCTATAAAGAGGAACGTCCAGTCACAGATGCAGAGAAAATCAGCCGTCTGGAAGATTATTTACTAGAATACTGTAGCTATGGTTGTGCTTATTTTGTCCTAGAAAATGCAGAACCCCGTCGAGCATCCTTTGACAAAAAATCTTCTCCAAAACAACAGGAAGAGGGCAACCGTTCTGCTAAGCGTGGCGGTCGTCAAAATCGCCGAAATCGTTCTAAGAATCAGCCACGAGAACGTGAACAAGAGCAAAAACAAAAGACTTCTCAACCAAAGAAAAAGAACCGTCAGCGGTCTAGAAAAAAAGATGCACAGGGTGAGCAAGAACGCCACTTTGTCATCCGTCAAAAGTAA
- the ccdA2 gene encoding thiol-disulfide oxidoreductase-associated membrane protein CcdA2, whose translation MIQTSLFSISVFLAGVLSFFSPCILPLMPVYVGILLDSEHEKTVRIFGRDISWYGLVKTLCFIAGLSTVFLILGYGAGALGQVLYAPWFRYLLGGIVILLGIHQMGLINLQQLQKQKSIQLKKDEKRNEFFNAFLIGVTFSFGWTPCVGPVLSSVLAIAASGGDGALQGALLMLVYTLGLALPFLVLALASSWVLQHFAKLKPHMEALKKIGGALIILMGILLMLGNLNSLASLFH comes from the coding sequence ATGATTCAAACCAGTTTGTTTTCCATTTCAGTATTCTTAGCGGGAGTTCTATCCTTTTTCTCCCCGTGTATTTTGCCACTGATGCCAGTCTATGTAGGGATTCTATTGGATTCTGAGCATGAAAAAACGGTGCGTATTTTTGGAAGAGATATTTCTTGGTATGGTTTGGTCAAGACCCTCTGTTTTATTGCTGGTCTATCAACCGTATTTCTCATCCTAGGTTATGGTGCAGGGGCCCTTGGTCAGGTACTCTATGCTCCCTGGTTTCGTTACCTACTAGGAGGGATTGTCATCTTATTGGGAATCCATCAGATGGGCCTCATCAATCTTCAGCAACTCCAAAAACAAAAGAGTATCCAACTGAAGAAGGACGAAAAACGCAATGAATTCTTCAATGCTTTTCTGATAGGGGTAACCTTTAGTTTTGGTTGGACCCCTTGTGTCGGACCAGTTTTGAGCTCTGTTTTAGCCATTGCCGCTTCTGGAGGAGATGGGGCTTTACAAGGCGCTCTCCTGATGCTGGTCTATACATTAGGCTTGGCGCTACCCTTCTTAGTCTTGGCTCTAGCTTCTAGCTGGGTTTTACAACATTTTGCTAAACTCAAGCCCCATATGGAAGCCTTGAAAAAAATTGGTGGTGCCCTCATCATCTTGATGGGCATCTTGCTGATGCTAGGAAATCTTAATAGCCTAGCATCCCTGTTTCACTAA
- a CDS encoding redoxin domain-containing protein — protein MKKIALVATGLLCVGLLGACSGQGMESSNKSETKQTAKTGNSEQDGKKVQEFNLQGVDGKTYRLSDYKGKKVYLKFWASWCSICLSTLGDTNDLAKTEEGKDYVVLSVVAPTFNGEKSEADFKNWYQSLDYKDFPVLMDSKGDLLKEYGIRSYPSALFIASDGTLAKTHIGYMSKEDIVQTLKEMK, from the coding sequence ATGAAAAAAATAGCCTTAGTAGCGACAGGACTTTTGTGTGTAGGATTGTTAGGGGCCTGCTCCGGACAAGGAATGGAATCATCCAACAAAAGTGAGACTAAGCAGACAGCCAAAACGGGAAATTCAGAGCAAGATGGAAAGAAGGTTCAAGAGTTTAACCTGCAAGGAGTAGACGGTAAGACATACCGCTTATCAGATTACAAGGGAAAGAAAGTTTACCTCAAATTTTGGGCTTCCTGGTGCTCAATCTGTCTTTCAACATTAGGCGACACAAATGATTTAGCAAAGACAGAGGAGGGTAAGGATTATGTGGTCTTATCCGTTGTAGCTCCAACCTTTAATGGTGAAAAATCGGAAGCAGATTTCAAAAACTGGTACCAGTCTTTGGATTACAAGGATTTCCCAGTCTTGATGGACAGTAAGGGCGACTTGCTCAAAGAGTATGGGATTCGCTCTTATCCATCTGCTCTCTTTATTGCGAGCGATGGAACTCTCGCTAAGACCCATATCGGTTATATGAGCAAGGAAGATATTGTCCAGACTCTAAAGGAAATGAAGTAA